One segment of Metallosphaera cuprina Ar-4 DNA contains the following:
- a CDS encoding 50S ribosomal protein L15e, translated as MVASAYSLMEKTWSSEDWKKTIMRQRLIEWRNQNTVTRIEKPTRLYRARAIGYKAKQGIVIARVKVEKGGLDKQRPNSGRRPKRMGVYGYSPAKSLQFIAEEKAARKFPNLEVLGSYYVAEDGKYKYFEIILVDPNNPVISSDPRFKWLKDPANTRRVFRGLTSAGRRTRGLLKSRGLRGTQHQKIVKKRKEREQKRRHEASKYYRLQSYDRIPGK; from the coding sequence ATGGTGGCTTCAGCTTATTCCTTGATGGAGAAGACGTGGTCCAGTGAGGATTGGAAGAAAACTATAATGAGGCAGAGGCTTATTGAATGGAGAAATCAGAACACGGTTACGCGAATAGAAAAGCCTACAAGGTTATATAGAGCTAGAGCCATAGGTTATAAAGCGAAACAAGGTATCGTTATAGCGAGGGTAAAAGTAGAGAAGGGTGGGCTTGACAAACAAAGGCCAAATAGCGGAAGACGTCCTAAAAGGATGGGCGTTTATGGATATTCGCCAGCCAAAAGTTTACAGTTCATCGCTGAGGAGAAAGCGGCCAGAAAATTTCCAAACCTAGAGGTTTTGGGAAGTTATTATGTTGCGGAGGACGGTAAATACAAATATTTCGAGATAATACTGGTCGATCCAAATAATCCAGTTATTAGTTCCGATCCCAGATTCAAGTGGTTAAAGGACCCTGCAAACACTAGGAGAGTGTTTAGGGGTTTAACCTCTGCGGGTAGAAGAACTAGAGGTTTGCTAAAATCACGTGGGCTAAGAGGGACACAACATCAAAAAATAGTGAAGAAAAGGAAGGAGAGAGAACAAAAGAGAAGACACGAAGCAAGTAAGTACTATAGATTGCAGAGTTATGATAGAATTCCAGGCAAGTAG
- a CDS encoding ribosome assembly factor SBDS, with translation MGPKDYVIAKFESHGERFEILVKPKEAMQLREGKGISLSDIVVSDTIYKDVKKGLKASPASLKKVFGTTDFETVSKEIILKGEIPVTAEQRKELLETKRRQIIDFIHRNAIDPKTNLPIPPARLEMAMEQARIQIDMNKDIEAQALQIIHELTKVIPIKVARAILEVKIPQKYSGKAKQSLSSLGSVKKTVWLNDGTLVAEIEIPAGAQQDIIDKLNSITKGEVEVRVIQVK, from the coding sequence ATGGGACCAAAGGATTATGTTATAGCGAAGTTCGAATCTCATGGAGAAAGATTCGAGATTCTTGTGAAACCTAAAGAGGCAATGCAGCTTAGAGAAGGAAAAGGCATTTCTTTATCTGATATAGTTGTTTCAGACACAATCTATAAGGATGTTAAGAAAGGGCTTAAGGCATCTCCAGCTTCTCTAAAGAAAGTGTTCGGCACTACTGACTTTGAAACAGTTTCGAAAGAGATTATCCTCAAAGGAGAAATTCCTGTTACTGCTGAACAAAGAAAGGAACTCCTAGAGACCAAAAGAAGGCAAATAATAGATTTTATTCACAGAAATGCTATAGATCCTAAGACTAACCTGCCTATTCCTCCGGCTAGACTTGAAATGGCTATGGAACAGGCAAGGATTCAAATTGACATGAACAAAGATATAGAAGCTCAGGCTCTTCAGATCATACACGAGCTCACGAAAGTGATACCAATTAAGGTTGCAAGAGCCATCCTGGAGGTTAAGATTCCTCAGAAATATTCTGGCAAGGCTAAACAGAGTTTAAGCTCGTTAGGTAGTGTCAAAAAAACGGTTTGGCTTAATGACGGTACACTAGTTGCAGAGATAGAGATACCAGCAGGAGCTCAGCAAGACATTATCGATAAGTTAAATTCTATAACTAAAGGAGAAGTAGAAGTTAGAGTTATCCAAGTGAAGTGA
- a CDS encoding 30S ribosomal protein S3ae: MSSRSSGKSGTGQIKDKWRMKKWFSIYSPKIFGEVSLGSTPAFEVSQAIGRKVETTLYDLTGDFSTVYVHIYFKIYRNEGERLFTQFAGHELSRDYIRSLVRRKSSKINKVIDITTKDGYTLRIKTLALTAYRIHRDQATVIRKIMEDVVKKSAEGKTFDEFIQEMIFGNLANNIFNEAKKIAPLRKAEIEKSKVLLVPLIKESEKEVTQTVESSAASSG, encoded by the coding sequence ATGTCATCTAGATCAAGCGGCAAAAGCGGTACAGGTCAAATTAAGGATAAGTGGAGAATGAAGAAATGGTTCTCTATTTACTCACCGAAAATTTTCGGTGAGGTATCGTTAGGCTCAACGCCTGCATTTGAAGTTTCACAGGCCATTGGAAGAAAAGTGGAAACCACTCTCTACGATTTAACAGGCGATTTTAGTACGGTTTATGTTCATATATACTTTAAGATATACAGAAATGAAGGAGAGAGGCTATTTACACAATTTGCTGGTCATGAGTTGTCCAGAGATTACATCAGATCCTTAGTTAGGAGGAAAAGCTCTAAAATAAATAAGGTCATTGATATCACAACGAAAGACGGTTACACTTTAAGGATAAAGACGCTTGCGCTCACCGCATACAGGATCCACAGGGATCAGGCTACAGTGATAAGGAAGATCATGGAGGACGTAGTCAAGAAGTCTGCTGAAGGAAAGACGTTCGATGAATTCATACAGGAAATGATTTTCGGGAACCTAGCAAATAACATTTTTAATGAAGCGAAGAAAATAGCCCCGTTAAGGAAAGCTGAGATAGAGAAATCTAAGGTTCTCTTAGTGCCATTAATCAAGGAGTCAGAGAAGGAGGTTACACAAACAGTTGAAAGTAGTGCTGCTAGCAGCGGGTAA
- a CDS encoding HemK2/MTQ2 family protein methyltransferase has product MDGYRYFSYLGYKLCLDDNVYEPAEDSELLASILDLEKGESVLDVGSGSGILGIVAHSLGARVISVDINPFASLVTQCSARLNNIDIDVLNCDLTTCLRDVAFDSVIFNPPYLPVSETSSWIGYSWSGGIGGLEQLNRLLLLTRSRKYYFVYSSFTDEEKLFKILEERSLEVDKVKEIVVGFEILKAVKVIDKSYIGRT; this is encoded by the coding sequence ATGGATGGTTATAGATATTTTAGCTACCTTGGGTATAAGCTATGCTTAGACGATAACGTATACGAGCCAGCTGAGGATTCTGAGCTCTTGGCGTCAATTCTCGATTTGGAAAAAGGTGAGAGCGTATTGGACGTAGGGTCTGGATCAGGTATCTTAGGTATCGTAGCACATTCTTTAGGTGCTAGGGTAATATCAGTAGATATAAATCCTTTTGCCTCTTTAGTAACCCAATGTTCAGCTAGGCTAAATAACATCGATATAGACGTGTTAAACTGTGACCTAACTACCTGTTTAAGAGACGTAGCGTTTGACAGTGTCATATTTAATCCTCCGTATCTTCCGGTATCAGAGACTTCAAGTTGGATTGGATATAGTTGGTCTGGAGGAATAGGTGGACTAGAACAATTGAATAGACTTTTGCTTCTGACAAGATCTAGGAAGTATTATTTTGTTTACTCTAGCTTCACAGATGAGGAAAAGTTATTTAAAATCCTCGAGGAGAGGAGCTTGGAAGTAGACAAAGTCAAAGAGATCGTAGTCGGATTCGAGATATTAAAGGCGGTGAAGGTGATTGATAAGAGTTATATTGGTAGAACCTGA
- the rrp4 gene encoding exosome complex RNA-binding protein Rrp4, translating to MSGENKIYLQDKSIVVPGDLIAEGNFQIPWSPYIIKQSNKYFASVVGILEIKEPVFEVIPLEGSHYYPRIGDTVIALVKDVEQYGWIVDIKAPYSAYLPAASLLGRPANVGEDLRRYIDVGDFVIAKLESFDRTSDPTLSVKGKGLGRVSTGTVIDVLPVKVPRIVGKGRSMMDTLSTETGCDLIVAQNGRVWANCPSIEKEKILITAIRTIEQESHTKGLTDRIKKLIKESLGDKSVTSSEAQTNT from the coding sequence ATGTCGGGTGAGAATAAAATATATCTGCAAGATAAGTCGATAGTTGTACCTGGGGATTTAATAGCAGAAGGGAATTTTCAGATACCTTGGTCCCCTTACATAATCAAGCAAAGCAATAAATATTTTGCTTCTGTTGTAGGTATTTTGGAAATAAAAGAGCCAGTATTTGAAGTTATACCGCTAGAGGGCTCTCACTATTATCCGCGGATAGGTGATACAGTAATAGCTCTGGTAAAAGATGTAGAGCAATATGGTTGGATTGTGGATATAAAAGCTCCCTATTCGGCTTACCTACCAGCGGCCTCGTTATTAGGGAGACCAGCGAATGTAGGTGAAGATCTAAGGAGATACATAGATGTTGGTGACTTCGTTATAGCAAAATTAGAGAGCTTTGATAGGACAAGCGATCCAACCCTTTCAGTAAAAGGTAAAGGACTTGGTAGGGTATCTACAGGGACGGTAATAGATGTGCTTCCAGTAAAAGTTCCTAGGATAGTGGGAAAGGGCAGGAGCATGATGGACACACTGAGTACTGAAACTGGATGCGATCTGATAGTGGCCCAAAACGGGAGGGTATGGGCAAATTGTCCTTCTATAGAGAAAGAAAAAATACTAATAACCGCAATCAGGACAATTGAGCAGGAGTCTCACACAAAGGGTCTGACTGATAGAATTAAAAAACTTATAAAAGAATCTTTAGGTGATAAGAGTGTTACAAGTTCAGAAGCCCAAACTAATACTTGA
- a CDS encoding redox-regulated ATPase YchF translates to MITIGLIGKTNVGKSTFFSSATLIDVEISNRPFVTIEPNVGVAYVRKECAHTKLGVRCNPRNSICIGDYRFIPVKLVDVAGLIPGAHEGKGLGNKFLDDLRKADVLIHVVDASGSTDEEGRQVSPGTRDPEEDIKFVENEIDEWFYSIISKEWDKFARTTDLSSKDVPESLLTKISGLSVNRKQIIKALKTTGLDGKKLLLWKDEDIRSFSSALRRISKPIVIAANKADMPTAKENINRLKAKYPFVIPVSAESELALRRAAKTGLIDYIPGDSSFKVKGTIDKKREKALEFIRDTVLNVYGNTGVQQALNDAVFGALNMIHVYPVEDERRYTNRDGDVLPDVLLLENGSTPRDMAFLIHTDLGKGFLYAIEAKTKMRIGEDYILKDGDVIKIVSTLSRG, encoded by the coding sequence ATGATAACTATCGGTCTCATTGGTAAAACCAACGTAGGGAAAAGCACTTTCTTTTCGTCCGCTACATTAATTGATGTAGAAATCTCTAACAGACCGTTTGTTACTATAGAACCTAACGTTGGAGTAGCTTACGTACGTAAAGAATGTGCACATACTAAGCTTGGAGTGAGGTGCAATCCAAGGAACTCAATTTGTATAGGCGATTATAGATTCATTCCTGTTAAACTGGTTGATGTAGCTGGACTTATTCCAGGAGCTCACGAAGGAAAAGGTTTAGGTAATAAATTCCTTGACGATTTAAGAAAAGCCGACGTTCTAATTCATGTAGTTGATGCTAGCGGTTCCACTGATGAAGAGGGACGTCAAGTATCTCCCGGCACAAGAGACCCTGAAGAGGACATAAAATTCGTTGAGAATGAGATAGATGAATGGTTTTATTCAATTATAAGTAAAGAATGGGATAAATTTGCCAGAACAACGGACCTTAGTAGTAAAGACGTACCTGAGTCGCTTCTAACCAAAATATCTGGATTGTCGGTGAACAGGAAACAGATAATTAAGGCATTGAAAACTACAGGACTAGATGGTAAAAAACTCCTTCTATGGAAAGATGAAGACATTAGATCTTTCAGCTCCGCTTTACGCCGTATATCTAAACCTATTGTTATAGCAGCAAACAAGGCTGATATGCCTACAGCAAAAGAAAATATCAATAGACTAAAAGCCAAATATCCTTTTGTAATACCTGTTAGCGCAGAATCAGAGCTAGCGCTTAGAAGAGCAGCAAAAACTGGTCTAATTGACTATATCCCGGGAGACTCTAGCTTCAAGGTGAAAGGGACTATAGATAAGAAAAGAGAAAAAGCTCTAGAATTCATAAGAGATACTGTTCTTAACGTGTATGGAAACACGGGGGTCCAGCAGGCTCTAAATGATGCAGTGTTCGGTGCACTCAACATGATTCATGTCTATCCCGTAGAAGACGAAAGGAGATACACGAATAGGGATGGTGACGTCTTGCCAGATGTATTGCTTCTAGAAAATGGATCTACACCAAGAGACATGGCTTTCTTGATACATACCGACTTAGGTAAAGGGTTCCTGTACGCCATTGAAGCAAAAACCAAAATGAGGATTGGAGAGGACTACATTTTAAAAGATGGAGACGTAATTAAAATTGTATCGACTTTATCTAGAGGCTAG
- a CDS encoding 16S ribosomal RNA methyltransferase A, translated as MNYSQNFLVDKDVIRKISDNISTERPLIEIGCGKGNLSEVVSPDLCIEIDQRLLSFLKNYNPIQGDARKLPVLRGQIISSLPYSITYDFFMEIIKINGISRLLLILQEDFVNKVIDYPTFISFILNYYFEINKLFVIPPSSFRPAPRIFSALVSLKRSRQYDQKVTDVIACISKYRNKSLNNIAKLCGLNSSSDKRLRDFKPWMVIDILATLGISYA; from the coding sequence ATGAATTATTCTCAGAACTTCCTTGTAGATAAAGACGTTATAAGAAAGATTTCTGATAATATTTCTACAGAACGACCTCTAATTGAAATAGGATGTGGTAAGGGTAATCTCTCAGAAGTCGTATCGCCTGATTTATGTATTGAAATTGATCAGAGATTGTTATCTTTTCTCAAAAATTACAATCCGATTCAGGGTGATGCTAGGAAACTTCCCGTTTTACGTGGGCAAATTATCTCCTCTTTACCCTATTCCATTACCTATGACTTTTTTATGGAGATAATTAAAATCAATGGAATTTCAAGGTTACTGTTGATACTTCAAGAGGATTTTGTTAATAAGGTAATTGACTACCCAACGTTCATATCTTTTATACTGAATTATTATTTTGAAATAAATAAATTGTTTGTTATACCGCCTTCCTCATTTAGGCCCGCCCCTAGAATTTTCTCAGCACTAGTATCTCTAAAAAGATCTAGGCAGTACGATCAAAAGGTAACAGACGTAATAGCGTGTATTAGCAAATATAGAAATAAATCCTTAAATAATATAGCTAAGTTGTGTGGGCTAAACTCATCGAGTGACAAAAGATTGAGGGATTTTAAACCATGGATGGTTATAGATATTTTAGCTACCTTGGGTATAAGCTATGCTTAG
- the trmJ gene encoding tRNA (cytidine-2'-O-)-methyltransferase TrmJ — protein sequence MIRVILVEPEGEYNVGFIARLCKNFDVDQLYIVNPKCDLDKAKQFSAKGNTFLERAKVVDKLEDAIEDLDLKISTSSIADSKGDMLRKSMAPWEISSLIGRRQVGLVFGRESVGLTREEIAMTDIMVFIPANRDYPVLNLSHAVSIILYELWKSKVNENRISNDMNVSSETLGFIDKYVKLIYNDVRRSDGDDAMYVATKRSLFRGIRDEEEGRAVVRFLRKVYMRILHTQE from the coding sequence TTGATAAGAGTTATATTGGTAGAACCTGAAGGAGAGTACAACGTAGGGTTTATAGCTAGACTATGTAAAAACTTTGACGTTGATCAGCTATACATTGTTAATCCCAAATGCGATCTAGATAAGGCGAAGCAATTTTCGGCAAAAGGCAACACATTCTTAGAAAGAGCTAAAGTAGTTGATAAACTAGAAGACGCCATAGAAGATCTGGATCTGAAAATCTCCACGTCTAGTATTGCAGATTCCAAAGGAGACATGCTTAGAAAGTCTATGGCACCTTGGGAAATTTCAAGTCTTATCGGAAGAAGGCAAGTTGGGTTAGTTTTTGGAAGAGAGAGCGTAGGTCTGACTAGGGAAGAAATAGCTATGACCGATATAATGGTTTTTATTCCAGCAAATAGAGACTATCCAGTTTTAAACTTGTCACATGCCGTGAGTATAATACTTTACGAACTTTGGAAAAGCAAGGTGAACGAGAATAGGATAAGCAACGATATGAATGTATCATCAGAAACTTTAGGATTTATAGATAAATATGTAAAACTCATCTATAATGATGTAAGGAGATCGGATGGAGACGATGCTATGTACGTTGCAACTAAAAGATCTTTATTTAGAGGTATTAGAGATGAGGAAGAAGGTAGGGCAGTCGTTAGATTCCTCAGGAAAGTATATATGAGGATCCTTCACACTCAAGAATGA
- a CDS encoding Rpp14/Pop5 family protein: protein MYQTYLNIIIILWLSIITFILILKLKNKSFQIDLNRRYKLSKNKKRYIIFRLISNKQDISPQAIEESIKDGVSYLGGKMWLDLSSPHVIFFDPHNMMGIISTNRIGYKMVIASLPFVKSINGVETLLIPYKTTGSLKKAKSLIRSR from the coding sequence TTGTATCAGACATATCTTAATATAATAATTATATTATGGTTATCTATAATAACATTTATTTTAATTTTAAAATTAAAAAATAAATCTTTTCAGATTGATCTGAATAGAAGATATAAGTTATCGAAAAATAAAAAGAGATATATTATATTTAGATTGATATCAAATAAACAGGATATATCTCCTCAAGCAATAGAGGAATCCATAAAGGACGGTGTCTCATACTTAGGAGGAAAAATGTGGCTTGATTTATCTTCACCACATGTGATTTTTTTTGATCCTCATAACATGATGGGCATAATATCCACTAATAGGATAGGATACAAAATGGTCATAGCTTCGTTACCTTTTGTGAAATCAATAAATGGAGTTGAAACTCTCCTAATACCTTACAAAACTACCGGAAGTTTAAAAAAGGCTAAGAGCCTCATACGTTCTAGATGA
- the psmA gene encoding archaeal proteasome endopeptidase complex subunit alpha: protein MAFGPAAMGYDRAITIFSPDGSLYQVDYAFEAVKKGWTTLGVKTRNAVVILGEKKKASQLLDVDSIEKVFLLDDHVGCSFAGLASDGRILIDYARNSSLQHRLVYDEPISIDYLTKLISDVKQMYTQHGGVRPFGVALIVGGVDKGVTKLFMTEPSGQFMPYQAVAIGQGGYNATDYLEKNYKEDLTVEDTILLALNALKATLKPGEKLSPNNVEIGFATKDGQFRKMGTEERSSYIQKI, encoded by the coding sequence ATGGCTTTTGGACCAGCCGCAATGGGTTATGATAGGGCAATAACAATATTTTCGCCCGACGGGTCTCTGTACCAAGTAGACTACGCCTTTGAGGCAGTAAAGAAGGGATGGACTACATTAGGAGTGAAAACTAGAAACGCTGTGGTTATCCTAGGAGAGAAGAAAAAAGCTTCACAGCTATTAGACGTTGATAGTATAGAAAAGGTATTTCTGCTTGATGATCATGTAGGCTGCAGTTTTGCGGGACTAGCCTCAGACGGTAGGATACTTATAGATTATGCCAGGAACTCATCTCTACAGCACAGATTAGTTTATGACGAACCTATCAGTATAGACTACTTGACTAAGCTAATATCAGACGTTAAACAAATGTACACTCAACATGGTGGAGTTAGACCGTTTGGTGTAGCCCTTATAGTAGGAGGGGTAGATAAAGGGGTTACTAAACTTTTCATGACCGAACCTAGCGGCCAATTCATGCCATATCAGGCCGTAGCGATAGGACAGGGAGGATATAATGCAACTGATTATCTAGAAAAGAACTATAAAGAGGACCTGACCGTTGAAGATACCATTCTCTTAGCTCTAAACGCATTAAAGGCTACGCTTAAGCCAGGGGAGAAGCTGAGCCCAAATAATGTAGAAATAGGTTTTGCCACAAAAGATGGCCAATTTAGGAAGATGGGGACAGAAGAGAGGTCTAGTTACATTCAAAAGATATAA
- the rrp41 gene encoding exosome complex exonuclease Rrp41 — MLQVQKPKLILDDGRRLDGRRPDELRPMKMEIGVLKNADGSSLVEVGNTKIIAAVYGPREMHPRHLALPNRATLRVRYHMTPFSTDERKSPVPSRREIELSKVIREALESSVLVEQFPRSSIDVFMEVIQADAGTRLASLMAASLAIIDAGIPVRDAIAAVAVGKADGVVVLDLNEPEDMWGEADMPVAMMPSLGQITLIQLNGHMTPEEFKQGLDLAYKGINTIYSMEKEVLKSKFAEMREEGS; from the coding sequence GTGTTACAAGTTCAGAAGCCCAAACTAATACTTGATGATGGAAGAAGGCTTGATGGAAGAAGACCGGACGAACTAAGGCCAATGAAGATGGAAATTGGCGTTCTAAAAAATGCGGATGGATCGTCATTAGTTGAGGTAGGAAACACCAAAATAATTGCCGCGGTATATGGCCCTAGAGAGATGCATCCTAGACATTTAGCCTTACCTAATAGAGCTACTTTAAGAGTAAGATATCATATGACTCCGTTTTCTACTGACGAGAGGAAAAGTCCAGTTCCTAGTAGAAGAGAGATAGAACTCTCGAAGGTTATTCGCGAAGCGTTAGAATCGTCTGTACTTGTTGAACAGTTCCCAAGGTCTTCAATAGATGTATTTATGGAAGTTATTCAGGCAGACGCGGGTACACGATTAGCATCTTTAATGGCTGCTTCTTTGGCTATAATAGACGCTGGAATACCAGTAAGAGATGCAATAGCTGCCGTAGCTGTTGGAAAAGCAGACGGAGTGGTTGTATTGGATTTGAATGAGCCTGAAGATATGTGGGGCGAGGCGGACATGCCGGTTGCCATGATGCCATCTTTGGGTCAAATAACATTAATTCAGTTAAACGGTCATATGACACCAGAAGAGTTTAAACAAGGGCTAGATTTAGCGTACAAGGGAATTAACACAATCTATAGTATGGAGAAAGAAGTGCTTAAATCTAAATTCGCCGAGATGCGGGAGGAGGGTTCATAA
- a CDS encoding DUF655 domain-containing protein gives MSKKGPREQYVYVLDYLRDGNPLDRHSWHKNKPLLQLLGEDFFILMEAFPLTDKIQLEEKIDRDHEPPLLRVDVLIGYEDLTSLARDNLAKIIEKIITEKEHQFVNFFNKAEALTLKLHALELLPDIGKKTLRIILEERKKSPFTSYKDIEDRVGIKGVKEILKKRILLEIKREDKYFLFVYPTETEKRNQEQKYIGYLERIRHE, from the coding sequence ATGAGCAAGAAGGGACCGAGAGAGCAATATGTCTACGTACTGGATTACCTTAGAGATGGAAATCCTCTAGATAGGCACTCATGGCACAAAAATAAGCCACTACTTCAATTGTTAGGAGAAGATTTCTTTATACTTATGGAAGCTTTTCCTCTAACCGATAAAATCCAGCTCGAGGAAAAGATAGATAGAGATCATGAGCCTCCTCTTCTGAGAGTTGACGTCCTAATAGGGTATGAAGATCTAACCTCGCTAGCCAGAGACAATCTTGCCAAGATAATAGAAAAAATAATCACAGAGAAGGAACATCAATTCGTGAACTTCTTTAATAAGGCGGAGGCCTTAACTCTAAAGCTTCATGCGCTGGAGTTACTCCCTGACATAGGTAAAAAGACCCTTAGAATAATCCTTGAAGAGAGGAAGAAGAGTCCCTTTACAAGTTATAAGGACATAGAAGATAGAGTAGGGATTAAGGGAGTAAAAGAGATATTAAAGAAAAGAATATTACTCGAAATAAAGCGTGAAGATAAATACTTTCTATTTGTCTACCCTACAGAGACCGAAAAGAGAAACCAAGAACAGAAATATATAGGTTACCTAGAAAGGATAAGACACGAATGA
- the spn gene encoding bifunctional sugar-1-phosphate nucleotidylyltransferase/acetyltransferase, with protein MKVVLLAAGKGERLEPITDTRPKPFIPILGETLIERTLRFVRELLQNPDIYVIIPDQLEKSYEAFFYKLNNVRFVKQGERKGTGGALFYVPKFSDDILIIYGDIYTTKESIEAVITQEESAILGAEVPNPGEYGSLMIDEGGYLRGIIEKSQSPPSNLINGGIFKVTPDFFEFVDKLQISSRGEYELTDALTNFSRRNKVKVVRTSAVWKDVGRPWDIIEVNKTELNGIHGSVMGNIESNVMIKGEVVIEEGSIVRHGSVIEGPVYIGKNSSIGPNAYIRPYTVIGSNSKIGSFVEVKESVIMENTKIPHLSYVGDSVIAEDVNFGAGTLIANLRFDERDIYVNIKEKRLNSGRKKLGAIIGAHVRTGINVSILPGVKIGSYARIYPGAVVNRDVRRGEFFGLR; from the coding sequence TTGAAAGTAGTGCTGCTAGCAGCGGGTAAGGGAGAGAGACTAGAACCGATAACTGATACCAGACCTAAACCCTTCATTCCAATTTTAGGCGAGACGTTAATCGAAAGAACGTTGAGGTTTGTAAGGGAATTATTACAAAATCCTGATATTTATGTTATAATCCCAGATCAGCTAGAAAAGAGTTATGAGGCCTTCTTCTATAAGCTTAACAATGTTCGTTTCGTAAAACAAGGAGAGAGAAAAGGTACGGGAGGAGCACTGTTCTACGTTCCTAAGTTCTCTGATGACATTTTAATAATATATGGCGATATATATACAACAAAAGAATCGATAGAAGCCGTCATAACTCAGGAGGAAAGCGCGATATTAGGAGCTGAAGTACCTAATCCTGGAGAATATGGCTCGCTGATGATAGACGAGGGTGGTTACCTACGTGGAATAATAGAAAAGAGTCAGTCTCCTCCATCGAATCTAATTAACGGAGGAATATTTAAAGTCACACCAGACTTTTTTGAATTTGTAGATAAACTGCAGATTTCTTCTAGAGGGGAATATGAGCTTACAGACGCTTTAACTAACTTCTCAAGACGAAATAAAGTGAAGGTAGTAAGGACCTCCGCAGTCTGGAAGGACGTGGGTAGACCCTGGGATATAATTGAGGTGAACAAGACTGAGCTAAACGGTATTCATGGTAGTGTAATGGGGAATATTGAGAGTAACGTAATGATTAAAGGAGAAGTAGTTATAGAGGAAGGAAGTATAGTTAGACATGGAAGCGTTATCGAGGGTCCAGTCTATATAGGGAAGAATTCTTCTATAGGACCGAACGCATATATAAGGCCTTACACCGTTATAGGCAGTAACTCTAAGATTGGATCCTTTGTTGAAGTAAAAGAGTCAGTAATCATGGAGAATACAAAGATACCTCATCTTAGCTATGTTGGGGACAGTGTAATAGCCGAGGATGTTAACTTTGGCGCGGGAACTTTAATAGCGAATTTGAGATTTGATGAGAGAGATATATACGTTAATATCAAGGAAAAAAGGTTAAATAGCGGAAGAAAGAAATTAGGAGCAATAATAGGAGCACATGTTAGGACAGGAATTAATGTGTCAATTCTACCGGGTGTGAAGATAGGTTCTTACGCTAGAATCTACCCAGGTGCGGTTGTGAACAGAGATGTTAGAAGAGGAGAATTCTTTGGACTAAGATGA
- a CDS encoding RNA-binding domain-containing protein, producing the protein MKVNKLVASIFSYSTESEQKVVQSLNSLLGNIEGLNVIETKVTGHYGDPILTYRVELEGKQATAVTERIISKLDKGDIVFLLSTLESRSQGNRIYLRIDKQELISRNRVVLKDGEDVIKITISLKDDIAKFREVLRQIASGNLYT; encoded by the coding sequence ATGAAAGTCAATAAGTTAGTCGCTTCGATTTTCTCTTATTCTACTGAAAGTGAACAGAAAGTAGTTCAATCGTTGAACTCGCTTTTAGGTAATATTGAAGGACTAAACGTGATCGAAACTAAGGTGACTGGTCATTACGGCGATCCTATACTTACTTATAGAGTAGAGCTCGAAGGTAAACAAGCTACAGCAGTAACTGAAAGAATAATCTCAAAACTTGATAAGGGAGATATAGTTTTCTTACTATCAACACTGGAAAGCAGATCTCAGGGGAATAGGATATACCTAAGGATTGATAAACAGGAACTGATATCAAGAAATAGAGTTGTACTTAAAGACGGAGAGGATGTAATAAAGATCACTATAAGTCTCAAAGACGATATAGCAAAATTTAGGGAGGTCCTGAGGCAAATTGCTAGTGGAAACCTGTATACGTAA